The following coding sequences are from one Salvia hispanica cultivar TCC Black 2014 chromosome 3, UniMelb_Shisp_WGS_1.0, whole genome shotgun sequence window:
- the LOC125208927 gene encoding two-component response regulator-like APRR9 isoform X1, which yields MYAPLVHPYFPQEVHHFEDFGCSHKPNASSGTPNSYVQAFAVSDDNIWGEGDLFNAPQPVIEEPVMGLDPMTVAISMISCGEDAISPQSLSVSDVESSIESGQLLSEVFYECRKDILAKEGNETPLSEVLSINIPTVKSTSDEKMLIDEKSSVECSFQKSVSSSCLRSMDNDVHEAPLRPSFLDFAVEDFEAAYGMRRAYSEGDIKALCNGSINHVESPMGQVRVMSSCISEVRREKLSRYWSKKSKRNFGRKIKYACRKALADSQPRVRGRFAKTEETEAGKKL from the exons ATGTATGCACCGCTAGTGCACCCTTACTTCCCTCAAGAAGTTCACCACTTTGAAGACTTTGGCTGCTCTCACAAGCCCAATGCTTCATCG GGCACACCAAACAGCTACGTTCAGGCGTTTGCTGTCTCTGATGACAACATCTGGGGTGAAGGAGATCTGTTCAACGCCCCCCAACCAGTTATCGAGGAGCCTGTCATGGGCCTTGATCCTATGACAGTTGCCATATCAATGATCTCTTGTGGAGAAGATGCCATCTCCCCTCAGTCATTGAGTGTGTCGGACGTTGAGTCGTCGATTGAGAGTGGGCAGCTCCTCAGCGAGGTCTTCTACGAGTGCAGGAAGGATATTTTGGCAAAGGAAGGAAACGAAACTCCGCTCTCTGAAGTCCTCAGCATCAACATCCCTACTGTCAAGAGTACTAGTGATGAGAAGATGTTGATAGATGAGAAGTCGTCTGTCGAATGTTCATTTCAGAAGAGTGTTAGCTCCAGTTGTCTGAGATCGATGGACAACGACGTCCATGAGGCTCCCCTGAGGCCCAGCTTTCTTGATTTTGCAGTTGAAGACTTCGAAGCTGCTTATGGGATGCGACGAGCATACAGTGAAGGAGACATAAAG GCTCTTTGTAATGGTAGCATAAACCACGTCGAATCGCCAATGGGGCAAGTGCGAGTGATGAGCAGTTGCATTTCTGAGGTCCGACGGGAGAAGCTATCAAGATACTGGAGTAAGAAGTCCAAGAGAAATTTTGGCAGAAAAATAAAG TACGCTTGCAGGAAAGCTCTGGCGGATAGCCAGCCGAGAGTTCGAGGAAGATTTGCAAAGACGGAAGAAACAGAAGCTGGGAAGAAGCTATGA
- the LOC125208927 gene encoding two-component response regulator-like APRR9 isoform X2: MLSFSCQLVALDSPFSTNLCRLMMKRGTPNSYVQAFAVSDDNIWGEGDLFNAPQPVIEEPVMGLDPMTVAISMISCGEDAISPQSLSVSDVESSIESGQLLSEVFYECRKDILAKEGNETPLSEVLSINIPTVKSTSDEKMLIDEKSSVECSFQKSVSSSCLRSMDNDVHEAPLRPSFLDFAVEDFEAAYGMRRAYSEGDIKALCNGSINHVESPMGQVRVMSSCISEVRREKLSRYWSKKSKRNFGRKIKYACRKALADSQPRVRGRFAKTEETEAGKKL, from the exons ATGTTATCCTTTTCATGCCAACTTGTGGCTCTGGATTCCCCCTTTTCGACCAACTTATGCCGATTAATGATGAAAAGG GGCACACCAAACAGCTACGTTCAGGCGTTTGCTGTCTCTGATGACAACATCTGGGGTGAAGGAGATCTGTTCAACGCCCCCCAACCAGTTATCGAGGAGCCTGTCATGGGCCTTGATCCTATGACAGTTGCCATATCAATGATCTCTTGTGGAGAAGATGCCATCTCCCCTCAGTCATTGAGTGTGTCGGACGTTGAGTCGTCGATTGAGAGTGGGCAGCTCCTCAGCGAGGTCTTCTACGAGTGCAGGAAGGATATTTTGGCAAAGGAAGGAAACGAAACTCCGCTCTCTGAAGTCCTCAGCATCAACATCCCTACTGTCAAGAGTACTAGTGATGAGAAGATGTTGATAGATGAGAAGTCGTCTGTCGAATGTTCATTTCAGAAGAGTGTTAGCTCCAGTTGTCTGAGATCGATGGACAACGACGTCCATGAGGCTCCCCTGAGGCCCAGCTTTCTTGATTTTGCAGTTGAAGACTTCGAAGCTGCTTATGGGATGCGACGAGCATACAGTGAAGGAGACATAAAG GCTCTTTGTAATGGTAGCATAAACCACGTCGAATCGCCAATGGGGCAAGTGCGAGTGATGAGCAGTTGCATTTCTGAGGTCCGACGGGAGAAGCTATCAAGATACTGGAGTAAGAAGTCCAAGAGAAATTTTGGCAGAAAAATAAAG TACGCTTGCAGGAAAGCTCTGGCGGATAGCCAGCCGAGAGTTCGAGGAAGATTTGCAAAGACGGAAGAAACAGAAGCTGGGAAGAAGCTATGA
- the LOC125208927 gene encoding two-component response regulator-like APRR9 isoform X3, producing MATRGTPNSYVQAFAVSDDNIWGEGDLFNAPQPVIEEPVMGLDPMTVAISMISCGEDAISPQSLSVSDVESSIESGQLLSEVFYECRKDILAKEGNETPLSEVLSINIPTVKSTSDEKMLIDEKSSVECSFQKSVSSSCLRSMDNDVHEAPLRPSFLDFAVEDFEAAYGMRRAYSEGDIKALCNGSINHVESPMGQVRVMSSCISEVRREKLSRYWSKKSKRNFGRKIKYACRKALADSQPRVRGRFAKTEETEAGKKL from the exons ATGGCCACGAGG GGCACACCAAACAGCTACGTTCAGGCGTTTGCTGTCTCTGATGACAACATCTGGGGTGAAGGAGATCTGTTCAACGCCCCCCAACCAGTTATCGAGGAGCCTGTCATGGGCCTTGATCCTATGACAGTTGCCATATCAATGATCTCTTGTGGAGAAGATGCCATCTCCCCTCAGTCATTGAGTGTGTCGGACGTTGAGTCGTCGATTGAGAGTGGGCAGCTCCTCAGCGAGGTCTTCTACGAGTGCAGGAAGGATATTTTGGCAAAGGAAGGAAACGAAACTCCGCTCTCTGAAGTCCTCAGCATCAACATCCCTACTGTCAAGAGTACTAGTGATGAGAAGATGTTGATAGATGAGAAGTCGTCTGTCGAATGTTCATTTCAGAAGAGTGTTAGCTCCAGTTGTCTGAGATCGATGGACAACGACGTCCATGAGGCTCCCCTGAGGCCCAGCTTTCTTGATTTTGCAGTTGAAGACTTCGAAGCTGCTTATGGGATGCGACGAGCATACAGTGAAGGAGACATAAAG GCTCTTTGTAATGGTAGCATAAACCACGTCGAATCGCCAATGGGGCAAGTGCGAGTGATGAGCAGTTGCATTTCTGAGGTCCGACGGGAGAAGCTATCAAGATACTGGAGTAAGAAGTCCAAGAGAAATTTTGGCAGAAAAATAAAG TACGCTTGCAGGAAAGCTCTGGCGGATAGCCAGCCGAGAGTTCGAGGAAGATTTGCAAAGACGGAAGAAACAGAAGCTGGGAAGAAGCTATGA